The DNA segment CTCAGACATAGGTGTTGGTTAGCAGGACTGCTCTTCTGTTTCTTGTGTCGACTTTGTTTATTTCCTCCCTATTTTCCCCCTGGACTTAGTGAAGTCTTTCCGAAAATACCAAAGGTGAACCAGGGGAAGAGTTTTCATTTTCCATGTTTAGACAGAACTTTAAATAGGAAATGATGTACACCCCGGGAGGCGGTGAGGTGGTGGCGATGGTAATTAAGGGGTGATTATCTCAAGGAGGTGGAGGAATCAGGGGCATCACTAGCTCAGCTGCCCCTCTCCACCTGGAGCATCTCCTTCCAGTGCTAACCCTCGGAAGATCTGGGCTTTCTTTGCTCTAGTGAGGGAGAGACCAGCAATGAAGGTATCTTGAGATCAGCACTGTAATTCCACCAGGACTCCTCAGGAGCCCGGTGTTAACCTTCTACTATGGCAACAGAATGAGGGCGCCAATGGGTTGAAATGCCGTTTAAACAAGGAAATAGTAGAATTAAAAGGAGCATAACCACTAACAGGAACATTTTGTAGcagaaatgttaaaaatctaAAGGAGGAAAGTGAATCAACAATGACTCTTCTGTTCTGGGCAAGTCCAGCCCATTTATGTGAGGTGGTTATTCTGCATCTCTGTCTTCTGCAAGTCGCGCTGTGGCAGGGCTCTGTTTTGCAGAGAGGGTCCCTGGGGATGGAGCAGATCGGTTGGTGATGTGTGTCTGTCAGAAAGCTCGGCAGAGCACCCTGGAACGCAGGCCCTCTCGCACAGTGGGTAGTGACCCTACATGTTCATTTCCAAGGGCAGGAGAACAGACCGCTCCGGCTGCGACCTGGCCAGGAATGACCCCACATCTGACATTGCAGTATGGGGGGCCACTGAACCAGTCCTCAGCCTCAGTGTGTTCCTGGGGCTGCAGCTAGGGAGCAGTCGAACTCTTTCTTGAGACAATTACAAGGCCACCGCTGCAGCTGCTGAAGGGAAGTTACTCCATGCTTACAATTCTCAGGTTTGAAGTTTCCATGCTTTGCCAGACTAGAGTGAATCATGCATCTTTGTAGGCTCAAGGGATGTTTAAAGAAGCGGTAGGACATCATCCACCCACAAGTCGAGGCTGCAGGATAAAGCAGACATCCAATGTAAATACAACCCGTGCAAAAAGCAGAGTCAGCAGACCTGGAGTGCATTCTGCAGTAtttcctgggggtgggggaaagaaaTTGCCTCTTCAGAATGTCCAGAGGGGAGTTGTGTTGCTTACCTGGGGGGCGGGATCCTCTCTCAGGCCCCACAGGGATACTCAGCCTTAGGTAGCTGGTGCCAGAATAACATAGACTCAGCTGCCACGGCCTGCTCTTAACACCTGTGTTTCCCTTTCAGATCTTACAGGTGAACAAGGTGATGTCCATCTTGTTTTATGTGATATTTCTCGCTTATCTCCGTGGCATCCAAGGTAACAACATGGATCAAAGGAGTTTGCCAGAAGACTCGCTCAATTCCCTGATTATTAAGCTGATCCAGgcagatattttgaaaaacaagctCTCCAAGCAGATGGTGGACGTTAAGGAAAATTACCAGAGCACCCTGCCGAAAGCAGAGGCCCCCCGAGAGCCGGAGCGGGGACAGCCCGCCAAGTCAGAATTCCAGCCAGTGATTGCAATGGATACCGAACTGCTGCGGCAACAGAGACGCTACAACTCACCGCGGGTCCTGCTGAGCGACAGCACCCCCTTGGAGCCCCCACCCTTGTACCTCATGGAGGATTACGTGGGCAACCCCGTGGTGGCGAACAGAACATCACGGCGGAAACGGTACGCGGAGCATAAGAGTCACCGAGGGGAGTACTCGGTATGTGACAGTGAGAGTCTGTGGGTGACCGACAAGTCATCGGCCATCGACATTCGGGGACACCAGGTCACGGTGCTGGGGGAGATCAAAACGGGCAACTCTCCCGtcaaacaatatttttatgaaacacGATGTAAGGAAGCCAGGCCAGTCAAAAACGGTTGCAGGGGCATTGATGATAAACACTGGAACTCTCAGTGCAAAACGTCCCAAACCTACGTCCGAGCACTGACTTCAGAAAACAATAAACTCGTGGGCTGGCGGTGGATACGGATAGACACGTCCTGTGTGTGTGCCTTGTCGAGAAAAATCGGAAGAACATGAATTGGCATCTCTCCCCATATataaattattactttaaattatATGATATGCATGTagcatataaatgtttatattgtttttatatattataagtTGACCTTTATTTATTAAACTTCAGCAACCCTACAGTATATAAGCTTTTTTCTCAATAAAATCAGTGTGCTTGCCTTCCCTCAGGCCTCTCCCATCTGTTGAAACTTGTTTTGTGATCTGGCTCTCAGGAGTCACTCTGTAAAATCTGTGTACACCAGTATTTTGCATTCAGTATTGTCAAGGCCATGACTGTCGTTTTAGTAAACTTGTTAAAATCAGATGATGTCAGAGTTGTGTATAAACACAGTTATATCCCTCTTCTGGTACATTTAATGTTGGgttaatgaattaaaagaactGTTATGGCCTCCACTGAAAATGATACCGTGTAGCTCTGGCCAGCAAGCTCTCTATCAGATTCTGTGCTATTTGTTTGGAAAATTAGAATTATGATTTGCTCCAATGTTGTGGTCCtggaacaataacaacaacccTGGCAATTTTAGTTTTGGAAGTTCCTTTGCAGCACAATTTGTTGTTTTGGGGTTTGAAGTTGTTCaagggtttaatttttttttttttggctttggtttttgttttgctttttacaaGTGGTTTCATCTTTAggcacaaagaattttttttaactatttgtaACAGAAGAGTTGCATGACTACCCAGAAGCAAACTGAAATGGATCGTGAATAATCTACACATAGAGGATAAATTTACTTATGACCGACTTTCAGCCTGTGACCACCCCTCCTCCTCTGGCAGCCCCTTCTAGAGCTGTGAGCAGAGTTGGAAAGTGCTAGAGCTTTGGAGTCGGACCTGGGTTCAAGTTCCAGCTCCTCCCCTGTGAGCGTGTCCAGGTTTTAGAGATGCTCTGAGCCTGTGCTTCCTAGGGTCAGAGTCAGACAAGGGTCCTTGCCTACGTCCGAGGAATCCTGAAGAGTCAGGTTATAATCCCTGAAACTTTCTAGCATGGAGCAGGCGTTCAAGAATGTTAGTCCCTCACCCGTTCCCTTCCATCCCCCTGAGATATAAAATGTCCAAATGGAAGGGACCTTCTTGGTGCCTTCTGAGTTCCAACAGGAGTCCATGACAGCCAAGGGGTCACCGTGGGGATGGCATCACCTGACATGCGCAGGCAGGACTGAGGGGACACCAGGGATGTCCGTCGAGGAGTTTGTTGATGCCCATTTCCCATTGGGAAGCAGCTTGTCCTCTTGGGGCTGGAACATAAGGACGCTGATCTCCCATCTTGGCAGAGGTGCAAGGTGTCTGCTAATCCAGTACTGCCCTGAAGCCCCGCCCTCTGCCCAACCTGGATTGCCCTGCATTCATTAGGGACCACGCATGCTCTTACCTCAAGCAGCCTACGCACTGACATCTCCTTAGCACACGCCTGTATGGACGGTGTCCTTTATGGGATATGAACTTTGGAATTAGACTCAGCAAATAGCAGTGGCCTTAGGAacatcatgacactgcacttgaTCCTGGATGCCTAAAATATGGGGGAAGGAAATAAGGAATTGACCACGTGCCCATCACGGGCCAGGCATGTTCAAACCCTGCCACCATTAATTGTCACAAATCCTTTGAGGGAGCCAGTATCATCTCCAGTTTACaggcgaggaaactgaggctggtgGGTTCAACTTGCCCATGGTCATTTAGTAAGTAAGTGGCAGAGTGGAGATTGTAATCTACGTGGCAATGATGGCACAGTCTTAACTCCTCGTCACTAGTCTCCCCTCTCCTACATAGCAGCATCCCATTTCAGAGTGGGTATTATAGTCCTAGAGATATGAAAAACACAGCCCTCTGTGTGGGAAACTTTTGTCCTGTTGTTTCACTGAGCCTTCATCAAGAACACAATAAACCAGCTTAGATAGGACAAGGAGAGTCTTATGACTAGCCCAAGCCTAGTTATCAGGAGCTTGTCATTTCAAAGTGACCCTTTCCCTGGGCGTCTAGTAAGCCCTCCACCCCTAAAACAGCAGGCTGAGGGAACTGCAGCTGAGGCATGTCTGTAAAGCTTGAGTCTCAATTTTTTAGCCAGCACTGCGGGAGCAAGACAGGAACGTAAAGAAGCAGTTTTATGGCCCTGGGTAACAGTGGATTGTAGAAAGTTGGAGAAACCTGTTGAGGAGTTGCAGCAAATGCTACCTCACCTGCGTATCGTATGGCCTTTCTATCCTCAGGCCTACGGTTGAGGTGCCCTTAAGGTCCTCTTCTGGAACGTCTGAATGGTAGAGGGTGGTCTGGTTGATTGGGGAGATGGTCTTCAGTGACAGGACCCCAGAGCCCAGCCTTGCCAGGCACTGACCCTAAGAGTAGAGCTGAGTCCTGAGCTCTGCCTGGAATGCAAGGAGTTTGCTGGCTTGTCCAGAGCAAGTCTGGAGCAGCATGcttctgggcaggtgcagctctGAGGAGAAGAGACTTGGGGATGAGACAGAAATATTCCCAAAAGAAACTCTGGGCTGCAGGCCATCTGATGGCTCAGCTTCACCCATTCGGAAGGCCAGGGCAATACGGCATTACCCAGTTCCCTGTCAGTAACTTGATTCAGATGCTGCCAGAGTCAAAGTGCTAGCTTTGGGCCCAGGGCAGAGCCTTCTCCAGGTGGATAGGAGGCCTATTTGTATCCAAGGTACACATTTGCCATTGGGGTTAGTTGAAGATTAAACCCGTCTCTGAGATAGGAGAAGCTTGGAAAGCTAGTATCTGGCTCCTGGAAAACTCCACTCTCTCCTTATCTTCCCTTATTGCTTAGTTTCTTACAGGGCCTTCATTAAGCAGACGTGTACTGCAGTGTGAAGAACTCGAGTGCACAGGAGAAAATGGGTTGTGGGTCAATTTTATTGCCAATAGCTGCATGACCTTGAATAACTCCCTTGTCCTAACTGGGGCTTTCAGCACCATGAGATTCTATTGCAGAGAGGGGCAGAGTCCAGGTGGATAACCTTCACTTCCTTAATGAATGCTATGGTGAGAAACTCTGTTGCCTGTTGATGGGACTCCTTTCAGCCACATGTGAGTCTCTAAAATTCTCTCCCCTCTTACAGACTGTGACCTTGAGCTTATTacctaatctctctgagcctttgtCTACTTGACTGTAAAGTGGGGATAGTGCCTACTTCATAAGATTGTTGGGCAATCTAAGAAAATCATCCATTTCCTGACACATAAGAAGCCTCCTTCAGTGTTGATTATCATGATGACGATGAGCTTTTGCAGGGTTTGCAGGACCCCTCATTCTGGAATTTTGGTGGGACTTTCCAAGCTCCGTAGTGGAGGATTAGTCATACTTAACATGTATTAATCATGGACCTTATGGGAGGTGGACCTTAGGGTGACATTTACGCATTTCCTTTCTGCAGGTCTCGTCAACCAAACCACTGGCCCAGTCTTACTGACAAGGCCTTTAATCCTCAGTTGACAAACCAGGGAAGGTATTTCTAACCCTTCCAAGCAGGGAAACGTAATTTTTTGCGAGAAGTTCCTCCGACGTGCTTCTCTGATATGcacatgtgtgagtgtgagtgtgcatgtatgTTTTGCTTCCTCCTTGCAAATTATAGCACGGCTTTGCTCTTGTGTTTCTGTCTCTCAGTTTCTGTCTCTCTTGTATTCAACAATGCTTCCTATAGGCTGGTGTTGGTGTTTTAGGATTTGGTATTTCTGAGGACTTTTCTGTGgctgttccctttcctgtgttgTGTGTGagcacatgtgtgtttatatgtgctTTATAGTTCATTTAGTCAATGTAAAAATCCTccactgaggcttggagaagccATCTGCATTTATTTTATCGCTTTTGAACACGTGTTCAGGAATGAAGGCTGTGTAGTCAGTTTATTGCTACCTGGAGATTTGTCTGGCTTCACCAGCAAGACGCACCTCCTGCCCAGGCTTCAAACTCTGAAGGACCTGGCAAAGCAAATGCCAGGTCCTCCTCGGTGAAGCCCGGCTTTTCCTCACTAAGCTCCTGCCCTGCTCAGCTGCACCATAGGCTCTGCCTCAGTGAGGGtgctctgcagcctggggagCGGCCAActgtccacacacacactccactctCCACAACCCTGGCCCCAGGGCCTCGCACATGCTCTGTTCCACAACTAGGAACAGCCACAGTCACTGAAGAGGGATTCAACCGGAACCTTCTCCAGCCTAACCTTCTTTCTCAAAAACCCCACCCCCAAATCTAAGGAGACCCAAACTCCTCACATGTGCCCTGCTCAGGTTACAGTGGGCGACTGGGCTTCTCAAAAAGCACACCCGTTTCACAGCAAGCTGAGATGCAGACACCTCTGTGCTGACACAGACCCCTGGGTTTCTGTTTGGTTCGGGTGGAGACTGGCCCAGCTCGAATGGGCAGAGCCGCAGAGCAGGTTAGAAGCCCTCCGAGGGACTATGGGCTTGTTTCCTACAATCCTCGGCCTGTGTTTGGTTGCAGGGTATGGGAGGCCAATGAAACAAGCACAGATGTGCCTGTTGCAGGGGCCAGGGATGGGAGGAGCAAGGAAATGTGGAGAAGGGGAAAACTCCAAGGATGTCAAAAGTCTTTCCTCCTAGGAACCGGCTACCACCAGTGAGTCGGGCGGGGTTGAATTGTTGCAGAGTTCAGTAATCACACTGCCAGGTAAATTATACAAGTCTCCGTGACAAGAAAATGTGAAGGTTTATTGGGAAATTGTGAAACACAGCCTAATGAGTTTGATGATTTTCACATGAGACATATGAATGGGTgggcatgcgtgtgtgtgtgtgtgtgtgtgtgtgtgtgtgtgtgtgtgtgtgcatggctgCTTTGATATCCTGACCACGGAGGCATTgcatttttttaaggaaaggtAATGCCTGCAAAAGAATGCTCCTGAACACAAGGTTAACCTCTAGGAGATTGCACCGGTGGCCAGCTGGGGAGCATATGGAAAGTGAACATTCTTGGGGCTTGAAAACAGGCTGATGGGGTGGAGGATTTACAGACAAAAAAGGCATCCAGCAGACTCCAAGCAGCCAAAACAGGAGTTGGGTTTGTGGGCTCTCTGACTTGGTGGAAAAGCATTCGAAGCTGgtgctgggattaggggtggAGATGAGATCAGACcaaggaataaataataataaacattcttACTGGTGGCTGCTCACTCCACGTTAGGCCCTGTGTACACATCTCCATGGGTACGCAGTGACAAGCCTCGCAGATTCAAGCCTTTTGTGCAGTTGAGGACTTTTGACTGAGGACTTTGGCCTGAAGTTGTACAGCTGGTAAGAGGAAATGCACAGATAGGAACCCGAGAAGTCTACATGGCTGGGAAGCACATGCTTTTAACTATGTGAGCAAGACAGCAGTGGAGAGGACACTAAGTGCTTCAGAGGGCCTTGACAGCTGAATTGCAGTAGGGTGGAGGGAGTGAGGAGGGTGGCATGCACTTGGCACACAGGAAGAGAGAACAGGATCAATGCCATAGTGATACCAACAATTGTTCTACCTGAGGGAGATGCCAGACTCGTGGGTAGCTGGCTTACTGCagcagacattttcttttttttgagacagagtctcgctctctcgcccaggctggagtgcagtggcacgatctcggctcactgcaagatccatctcccaggttcatgccattctcctgcctcagcctcctgagtagctgggactacaggagcccaccaccacacccggctaatttttttttgcatttttagtagagatggggtttcaccgtgttcgccaggatgatctcgatctcctgacctcgtgatgcgcccacctcggactcccagagtgctgggattacaggcgtgagccatggcgcccggcctgCAGCAGACATTTTCAGCAGGTTAGGGAGGAGGAGTGGGTCTCTTACCCCAAACCCTTCATTCCCCACCTAATAACTGAAGAATCACTGTGCTAGGGGGAAGGTGGTTGTGCTTCTGCCTAAAATATAAGGATCAGCACATCTGGAATATCCCTTTGGGGCTTTTGCAAATAGATAGAAGACAGAAATTTCAAATTTGGACAAGATCTTTGATTGAGATCCAGTAATCTAACCTTCCTTACAAGGCAGAGATCTCTCTTTATTCAttgatactttttaaagaaaatcgtCAAGTCCCTACTAGGCCCCAGACTTTCTTCTCAACTCTATGGGCTCTACACCTGAGGAGTCATCCCTCCTGGAGGAGCAATGAGTAGAAAAGACGAGACCTTAAGAACCTTAAGAGATAGCTGCTTAGATAATTCCCACCGTCTCTTGATAAGCACTTCCTCACCAGGCAGCTGGCTCTAATGTGAAACAGCTCTTACCATATAATAGAAAGCCCCTTCCAATGTTAAAGCCAAATCTACAGACAAAACAGCTATAACTAGGTTGTCGACCAAAGCTCAACTAACTAAATGCTCGCCTGAGGCAGTCAAGGAAAGCCTCCGTGAGGAGGTGACCTCTTAGCTGGCTATTCATGGATGAGTAGGAATTTGGTAGGGAAAGATAGAGAGAATATTTCTAGACAGGAACAGCCTGGGGGGAAAGTGCAGAATGGGGAAAGGGCCTAATGTATACAGAGAAAAGTGAAAGGTTTGGGGTAATGAGGACTTTAGGACTGTGGAACAGGGGACATTGAGACCAAGTTATTCAAGGCCGAGGGGAACAGCTATGAAGTTGGATTTGATTGTTTGGGAACTCCTGAATTGAGCttgcatgagaatcacctggagggcttgttcaAACTGATTGCTGGGGCCCATCACCTGAGTTTCTGATTCATTAGGTCTGGGTTGGGccagagaatttgcatttctaacaagttccccaGGGATACTGCAACTGCTACACACTTGGAGAATCACTGATTTATTCATCAATGAGGAGTCAACAAGGGCTTTTTTCTGCATTTTGTAAGAAGATATTTTGGTGGCAGTATAACTGATGGATGGACTGGGGACAGACTAATCAGATTGATCACAAGTGAAGGCCTAGACTAAAGAGCAGACAATAGGAGTAGGGAGCTATATCGAATTAGAAAAgcatttttgagatgcagtcaaCAAGATTGGGTAACCAAGTAGAtgtggaaggcaaaagaggaaGGCATTAGGAAGATGACTCTGGCACTTCTCGAAGCATGATGGTTCTAAATCAAATGCATGAAGATAGCAAGACAGTGGATTGGAAGACGGGAACTGTAGGCACTGGGCACGAGGCTCTCAGAGGACATCAAAATAATGGTATCCAATAGACAGCGGGTTATTAAGATAGAAGTATGCTTGGAATTATGAAAAGAACTCCTCTTATTCATTTGGAAATAATCCAGCACAGATGAGTCTCTCCATGTACAAATGGTTCTAGTCTAAGCTCAGTGGAAGCCCAAATCATAAACCCATCAGCGAATCAGGGTGTGGGAAACTGGACTCCCAGTAGGAATCTATGGTTCTGGCCTCCCTTTCAGAAGGGTTATGTGCTCACTCACTTGATCACTTTGGAAGCTGCGGGAAAAAAAATGCTTGGAAATCGCTGAGGAGAAATAAATGACCATTCTGAGGCTCACGCAATCTGCATCTCCAGAGAAGTGTCACCGCATGGCTGTAGGCCTTAGCAGCCAGCTTCAGACACCACCCTCAGAGACTTTTCAGGttatcttttaaaggaaaaagccAGCTATTGGGAAGCTGAGATCGAAAGATTCTTGTCAAAAAAAGAACTTATCGTGGTTGTATTTTCTGGGCTAGAACTTTTCTCAGTTGTTAATTTGACTCCTTGAAAGCCTCTTGGTCTGTTAGGAAAAAAGACTCCTCTTTCTTAAGAAAATCCTGGAAGTAGGCAAACACCTTTCTGCTACGGAGCTTTCGGGCATGAGTTGCCTCTGCCTTCAATGCTCTTCTTTCCTGCTAGGCTCTGTTTGTCTGATTCCCACCTGCTCAGCCTTCCTTTTCCTCAGGGGATCTTTCATGAGGCCTCCTCCTGCGTTACTTATGGTCGACCCTTCCTCACAATTTATATGATCCTATCACATAACACAACTGAAATTACAGCTGTGGGATTATTTGTGTCATTCttgtttgctctgttgccccattTGGCTGTCATCTACATGAGTCACTAAGTCATGCTGATTTTCGTCAGAACTTTATCCCAAATGCTGAGCACAATGCCTATGCCatcagtaggcactcaataatgTTTGTTGtacaaatgagtgaatgaatccCCTTGATAAACGGGGATTACCACAGGAAGAAGGACTTGGGTCAAGCCCCAGGGAGAATGGATTAGCGAGGAGGGACGTTGGTTGCTGTTTACTTATTTAGACATCCACGGAGAGTCAGGGCAGGCAAGAGGCTCAGTATAGAATCATAACGTCTGTTCTAGTCCAAAGATTGGCGGCTCCATTATTTCATTGGCAAAACGCTGGGGAAAGGActcaaactgaaagaaaacttttaagtGGAGTTACAGGAAACAAAATACAAGGTCATGAACCAGGGCTATGCTTATACTTCTTAAATTAAGAACATCATGTCTTGATTGAGCTGTCATTCATCCACTCAGCCATGCATTCGTTCAACTAATTTGTATCGAAACCTACTATGCACCAGCCCTCTTCTCAGGTATTGATTAGTACGATGACAAACATGGGCAGACGAGGCTCATGCCTTAAGGGAGCTTACCTTGTAGAGGGTAtgacaggaataaaaataattaaaaaaaaaaaaaaagaagaagaaagaaacaagcaaacGTGTAGATAAAATGATTTAGGTGGTGGTAACTGCCTAGAAGAAATACAATATGGTAAAAGGGTAGAGAATGAGTAAGcggggctgggggagggcagggctggtgtTGCATGTTGTATATTTTCATGGTTAAAATGCTTGCTCCTGTGAAATTCGAGGCATGAAATTTCAGTATGCCTAAGGGAAGTCAAACACATTTTCATAAACTCTGAGCAATTAATGGCTGTAATTAAAGCAGAGGATCTTCAGCCAAAACTCAAAAGCCAAGTTTCAGCAAGAGTGCACACATAGCCCAATCCACAAATTATTTCTCTGGTCTTCAGCACTAGGTAACACGTTTTTATCGGAGACCTTAGACGTTACGCCACATTCTCCCCGTAACAGAGGCGGGCATTATGCAGAGTATTGCTTCTGTCTCTCCAGGGGCTTTTCACCCTGTCAAACCTGTTTCACTCCAGAGGAACGAGATGCAGTCACTCTGTCCTGCTGTCAGGGGTGGGCCCTCTGGTTCCCCTCCAGATGCTGAAAGGCCTGGGGactgggggtggggcggggagcAGGTGATGGGCAGGGCCACTCCCTCTGAATTCCAGTGCCTCTGGCTCTTGCTGGCAGCTCCCCAACAAGGAGAGGTGGGGAGCTTTGCCCAACCCAGGGCTGGGTTTCTGCCTCTGGCACCCCAAGGGAACTTTCTTGTCATCTCAGGCCTGCATCAAGAAAACTACTCTTGGGACTTTTCTTGGGACTATAATTGAGTCATTTGTACTCTACAACCCTCCATCAGTTTTTCTGCTTTAAAAGAGGATATAAAAACATTTCTAATTGGACAAAATGTATCCTGGGAGCTCACCCCGGCTACCTGAAAAATGAGTGGCAAGGATGAGAGCTTTGCAATTGTACAGAAGCAGAGTCAAGTACGGAATCTGTACAATCAAGTATAGACTGTACAGAAGGGGCTCCAAGAATCCCCCCAAAAGGCCACTAGAACCACCTCCAAACCCAACCTACTAAGCCAGCTTGACTTCAGAGAGCTTATATGTGGGGCAGAGCTGGAATGAGAAGCAGAGCTTCTGTCCTGCAGTCCAGAACTCCCTG comes from the Macaca mulatta isolate MMU2019108-1 chromosome 11, T2T-MMU8v2.0, whole genome shotgun sequence genome and includes:
- the NTF3 gene encoding neurotrophin-3 isoform X2, which codes for MVTFATILQVNKVMSILFYVIFLAYLRGIQGNNMDQRSLPEDSLNSLIIKLIQADILKNKLSKQMVDVKENYQSTLPKAEAPREPERGQPAKSEFQPVIAMDTELLRQQRRYNSPRVLLSDSTPLEPPPLYLMEDYVGNPVVANRTSRRKRYAEHKSHRGEYSVCDSESLWVTDKSSAIDIRGHQVTVLGEIKTGNSPVKQYFYETRCKEARPVKNGCRGIDDKHWNSQCKTSQTYVRALTSENNKLVGWRWIRIDTSCVCALSRKIGRT
- the NTF3 gene encoding neurotrophin-3 isoform X3; its protein translation is MSILFYVIFLAYLRGIQGNNMDQRSLPEDSLNSLIIKLIQADILKNKLSKQMVDVKENYQSTLPKAEAPREPERGQPAKSEFQPVIAMDTELLRQQRRYNSPRVLLSDSTPLEPPPLYLMEDYVGNPVVANRTSRRKRYAEHKSHRGEYSVCDSESLWVTDKSSAIDIRGHQVTVLGEIKTGNSPVKQYFYETRCKEARPVKNGCRGIDDKHWNSQCKTSQTYVRALTSENNKLVGWRWIRIDTSCVCALSRKIGRT
- the NTF3 gene encoding neurotrophin-3 isoform X1 → MWQPPSARIMMRQILQVNKVMSILFYVIFLAYLRGIQGNNMDQRSLPEDSLNSLIIKLIQADILKNKLSKQMVDVKENYQSTLPKAEAPREPERGQPAKSEFQPVIAMDTELLRQQRRYNSPRVLLSDSTPLEPPPLYLMEDYVGNPVVANRTSRRKRYAEHKSHRGEYSVCDSESLWVTDKSSAIDIRGHQVTVLGEIKTGNSPVKQYFYETRCKEARPVKNGCRGIDDKHWNSQCKTSQTYVRALTSENNKLVGWRWIRIDTSCVCALSRKIGRT